One region of Vibrio sp. FE10 genomic DNA includes:
- a CDS encoding amylo-alpha-1,6-glucosidase — translation MAQRMLCLFCFGSHLVMQIPTLYLKGTFNGWGLDTPLIKEQDGSYRASICLSTDLYRFKISDLDGTKQWTLSGHESDATACALEQSIPLINTQGIGNDLLLSPTEAGQYSLKIQFTTSTPTLTVTKGEYNTSSTPQRNLVDTRLIEVEGTSPTWYHPDFAMPHDQLFQKLAITDTCSFPFVFGDNVDGYYHGTTYSYVNSGKYRHHQGWVLGSFASYVDGKLNNKSEAKHASLMPYGIEHHYDNSQESLSLIQGARLMSLTVSSNTPSVLSLIPELNIPTVHSKVHTSNKNVVFELSEQVCPEGSPKFVAIGSHSAMHAGEVSLDSHHELDDVVQLSESNVKLMLTTAKQQTKFQIYLGFAESLDAASSLVDQAVKNNEHVLHQQRIYKFLTNNYLWTNDLEYNRAVMWSRLASRTFVSHEFGTGIWAGLPWFKDCWGRDTFIALSGTSLVNGLFNEAKEIIENFASMQMLDESSANFGRIPNRVTSKTNIIYNTTDGTPWMIREALEYINYSGDKTFAKAIYPTLKRFITGVEKHYLTEDSLMAHRHPDTWMDAKIDGMTPWSPRGPKANDIQALWFESLNCAIQLATLVGDSDSIKSWQRRADKVKETFADKFWDNTHHRLADHLSEGDEPDYSVRPNQLMTISIPQKVELNLSEREQYIVKNAVEKLLFPWGICSLQQDHVDFHPYHDNQVKYHKDAAYHNGTIWGWNAGFTITALNKFKQQDFSYQLSKNLAKQILTQGCRGTMSENLDAYQTGDSTLIESGTFAQAWSVSEYARNAQQDYLGFRPRLLDNEIHLTPNLPSCWSELVASLPFGQGNQLQLSFEAKNGVSRYSIQSKNSSRAELTLVLTIDIDRESVAVISTPLTEQLEIEVDSDQQVTVSHKQAHIVLKPKPNYAILNDLQFAKPDFTRKHHCLINNDYLLNKRNKQELASAKD, via the coding sequence TTGGCACAGCGTATGCTGTGCCTTTTTTGTTTTGGAAGTCACCTCGTTATGCAAATCCCTACTCTTTACCTAAAAGGTACATTTAATGGTTGGGGGTTAGACACCCCACTAATTAAAGAACAAGACGGCTCTTACAGAGCTAGCATATGCCTATCTACCGACCTGTATCGTTTCAAAATTTCGGATTTAGATGGAACCAAGCAGTGGACACTTTCAGGACATGAAAGTGATGCAACGGCTTGCGCCCTTGAACAATCAATACCTCTCATCAACACGCAAGGTATTGGTAATGACCTGTTACTATCACCCACAGAAGCCGGTCAATATTCATTGAAAATTCAATTCACAACTTCGACGCCAACACTCACCGTGACCAAAGGTGAATACAATACCTCGTCAACACCTCAACGAAATCTGGTTGATACTCGCCTTATCGAAGTTGAAGGAACCTCACCTACCTGGTACCACCCTGACTTTGCAATGCCACATGATCAATTGTTCCAAAAACTGGCCATCACAGACACGTGTTCATTTCCGTTTGTCTTTGGAGATAATGTCGATGGTTATTATCATGGAACGACCTATAGCTATGTAAACAGTGGAAAGTACCGCCATCATCAAGGTTGGGTTCTGGGAAGCTTTGCAAGCTATGTCGATGGTAAACTCAATAATAAATCAGAGGCAAAACACGCCAGTTTGATGCCTTATGGTATTGAACATCATTATGACAATAGCCAAGAATCATTAAGCCTTATTCAAGGCGCTAGGCTCATGTCGTTAACGGTTTCATCGAACACACCAAGTGTTCTAAGTTTGATTCCAGAACTCAACATACCGACTGTTCATTCCAAAGTTCATACCTCAAACAAAAATGTAGTATTTGAGCTAAGTGAGCAAGTTTGCCCCGAAGGCTCTCCAAAGTTTGTAGCTATCGGCAGTCATAGTGCAATGCATGCGGGAGAGGTATCGCTAGACTCTCACCATGAACTTGACGACGTTGTTCAGCTATCAGAGAGCAACGTAAAACTCATGCTTACTACGGCGAAGCAACAAACAAAATTCCAGATCTACTTAGGATTTGCTGAAAGTCTCGACGCTGCTAGTTCATTAGTAGATCAAGCTGTAAAAAATAACGAACACGTACTACACCAACAACGCATTTATAAGTTCTTAACCAACAACTACTTATGGACTAACGACCTTGAATACAACCGAGCGGTTATGTGGTCGCGCCTTGCAAGCCGAACCTTTGTGAGTCATGAGTTCGGCACTGGCATTTGGGCTGGATTGCCTTGGTTCAAGGACTGTTGGGGCCGCGATACGTTTATCGCGTTGTCTGGCACAAGCTTGGTTAATGGTCTATTCAACGAAGCAAAAGAGATCATCGAAAACTTTGCATCAATGCAAATGCTCGACGAAAGCTCCGCAAATTTTGGTCGAATACCTAATCGAGTAACCAGTAAAACGAACATCATTTATAACACCACAGATGGCACTCCATGGATGATTCGGGAAGCACTTGAATACATCAACTATTCTGGAGATAAAACCTTTGCGAAGGCAATTTACCCAACTCTCAAACGTTTCATTACAGGCGTCGAAAAACACTACTTAACTGAGGATAGTTTGATGGCACATCGTCATCCTGATACATGGATGGATGCAAAAATTGATGGGATGACACCATGGTCTCCTCGCGGGCCGAAAGCCAATGACATTCAAGCTCTCTGGTTTGAAAGCTTAAATTGTGCCATTCAACTCGCTACATTGGTGGGGGATTCTGATTCGATAAAAAGTTGGCAACGCAGAGCCGACAAAGTGAAGGAAACCTTCGCTGACAAGTTTTGGGATAACACTCATCATCGTTTGGCCGACCATCTATCAGAAGGCGATGAACCTGACTATAGCGTGCGTCCAAATCAACTTATGACGATTTCGATTCCTCAGAAGGTTGAGCTGAATCTGAGCGAAAGAGAGCAATACATCGTAAAGAACGCCGTCGAAAAGCTCCTGTTCCCATGGGGGATATGTTCATTACAACAAGATCATGTCGATTTTCATCCATATCACGACAACCAAGTTAAGTACCATAAAGACGCTGCTTATCACAATGGGACGATTTGGGGATGGAATGCTGGCTTCACCATCACTGCTCTCAACAAATTTAAGCAACAGGATTTTAGTTATCAGCTGTCCAAAAACTTGGCGAAACAAATCCTAACTCAAGGCTGTAGAGGAACCATGAGCGAGAATTTGGATGCGTATCAAACGGGTGATAGCACTCTGATAGAGTCAGGGACATTTGCACAAGCTTGGTCAGTATCAGAGTATGCACGTAACGCGCAGCAGGATTATTTGGGATTCCGCCCGCGCTTGTTGGACAACGAGATTCACCTGACACCAAACCTTCCAAGCTGTTGGAGTGAATTAGTAGCTTCGTTACCATTTGGTCAGGGAAACCAACTGCAACTATCATTTGAAGCTAAAAACGGTGTCTCGCGCTACAGCATCCAATCAAAAAATTCTAGTCGTGCTGAACTAACATTAGTTCTCACGATCGATATAGACCGAGAGTCGGTTGCAGTCATCTCGACACCACTAACAGAGCAGTTAGAAATAGAGGTAGACAGCGATCAACAGGTCACTGTGAGCCATAAACAAGCTCATATTGTTCTCAAACCTAAACCAAATTACGCCATCCTAAATGACTTACAGTTTGCTAAGCCCGACTTTACAAGGAAGCACCATTGTTTGATTAACAATGACTACCTATTAAACAAACGAAATAAGCAAGAACTAGCTTCCGCCAAGGATTAA
- a CDS encoding alpha/beta hydrolase has translation MRSELIIIDEFFIPQLNRARTIRIYLPIGYHQSEQVYPVLYMHDGQNVFEESTATYGMCWDAQTTLDEMQRLGKLSGLIIVAIDSSDELDKMGRYNEYSPWKANANIKELGVDDELLKFGGEGDEYMAFISQTLKPYVDKKYRTKPSREFTYLAGSSMGGLISLYGGCLYQNTFGAIGVFSPAFWFNKPSYFQYIKDTDFSYPIKIYMDMGTDEARDNTKVDFAGVYLSGSREVNELLTQKKNVTLFYQEGDGHKHNELAWSLRFPDFIDFIFRK, from the coding sequence ATGCGATCTGAATTGATTATTATTGATGAGTTCTTCATTCCACAATTGAATCGAGCTCGAACGATTCGAATTTACCTTCCAATAGGCTACCACCAATCAGAGCAAGTTTATCCAGTTTTGTACATGCACGATGGTCAAAATGTCTTTGAAGAGTCTACAGCGACTTATGGGATGTGTTGGGATGCACAAACGACACTTGATGAGATGCAAAGGCTTGGTAAGTTGTCAGGGTTAATTATCGTCGCAATCGACAGTAGCGATGAGCTCGATAAGATGGGGCGTTATAATGAGTATTCACCTTGGAAAGCCAATGCAAACATAAAAGAATTGGGCGTTGATGATGAGCTACTTAAATTTGGTGGTGAAGGTGACGAGTATATGGCTTTTATTAGTCAAACATTGAAGCCTTATGTCGATAAAAAGTACAGAACCAAGCCGAGCCGTGAATTTACTTATCTTGCTGGTAGCTCCATGGGTGGGTTAATCAGTTTGTATGGCGGCTGTCTATACCAGAACACTTTTGGTGCAATTGGGGTGTTCTCACCAGCTTTCTGGTTTAATAAACCCTCATACTTCCAGTATATAAAGGATACTGATTTCTCATATCCAATAAAAATATATATGGATATGGGAACGGATGAAGCTCGTGACAATACAAAGGTAGACTTTGCAGGTGTATATCTGAGTGGTTCGAGGGAAGTGAATGAGTTATTAACTCAAAAGAAGAATGTGACACTTTTTTACCAAGAGGGCGATGGACATAAACACAATGAACTGGCTTGGTCTTTGCGATTTCCTGATTTCATCGACTTTATTTTTAGAAAATAA
- the glgX gene encoding glycogen debranching protein GlgX → MTRTLARPYPLGATLGNTGCNFSIYSPDCKSLSLALFDENDEFVTYKLDNEYADIRYVFVEGIKAGQKYGFLAETDEGPILLSDPYAKAISEPLDYVTPYSHEKSFSMAKCLVVDDTFDWQDVEKPRISREDTVLFETHVKGLSQLHPEMATNTKGRYMGLVSPEMLAFYKQQNINSLQLLPIAACMHEPHLLDMGKANYWGYNPYLFMVPDPRYAEKDAVTELKTAVRELHRNGIEVILDVVYNHTAEGGEGGTTFNLKALDSRYYIKHGCHYANFTGCGNTVDLTHQPALNLVMDTLRYWVSEFQIDGFRFDLAATLGREGDNYNPEAAFFKAVAQDPVLKETKLIAEPWDIGPNGYQVGNFPLGWNECNDKLRDITRSFWRGDQGYLKEFATRLMGSRDIYSAAHWPYKLTVNYITYHDGFTMQDLVSYKHKHNEENGENNRDGHGDNRSDNYGVEGETENLLVIATREKQKRNFMASLLFAFGIPHIMTADVLSHSQKGNNNAYCQDGITSWLNWEDSERKTYFKTWLSEMISARQQYMVPFIKAFSGEKRNSNRIFWSRVDGTLMEHDDWNRLSSVALHLGIGKDGDELIYLINQTNAPARFTLPSDRDQNWVTICDTNLRNVKPGHAEGEMLLSPTSMAILHYSPDKTDLI, encoded by the coding sequence ATGACTAGAACGCTCGCTCGCCCTTATCCGCTAGGCGCAACGCTAGGTAACACTGGCTGTAACTTCTCTATTTATTCTCCTGACTGTAAATCCCTTTCCCTCGCATTATTCGATGAGAATGACGAATTCGTTACTTATAAACTAGACAACGAATACGCTGATATTAGATATGTGTTTGTGGAAGGCATAAAAGCAGGACAAAAATACGGTTTCCTTGCTGAAACTGATGAAGGCCCAATCCTGCTGTCCGACCCCTATGCAAAAGCAATCAGCGAACCACTCGATTACGTCACGCCATATAGCCATGAAAAGAGCTTTTCTATGGCAAAATGCCTTGTTGTTGATGACACCTTCGATTGGCAAGACGTAGAAAAGCCACGTATCAGCCGAGAAGATACCGTTCTTTTTGAAACCCATGTAAAAGGCCTCTCTCAGCTTCATCCAGAGATGGCGACCAACACCAAAGGTCGTTACATGGGCTTGGTTAGCCCTGAAATGCTAGCGTTCTACAAACAGCAAAACATCAACTCTCTACAACTTTTACCTATTGCTGCGTGTATGCATGAACCTCATCTTCTAGACATGGGGAAAGCGAACTATTGGGGTTACAACCCTTACTTGTTCATGGTGCCAGACCCTCGCTATGCAGAGAAAGATGCCGTGACCGAACTAAAGACAGCAGTTCGCGAGCTACACCGTAATGGTATTGAAGTCATTCTTGACGTGGTCTACAACCACACAGCTGAAGGCGGTGAAGGTGGTACAACCTTCAACCTAAAAGCACTCGATAGCCGCTACTACATTAAACATGGTTGTCATTACGCGAACTTCACAGGTTGTGGTAATACGGTCGACCTTACTCACCAGCCAGCACTGAACTTGGTCATGGATACGCTTCGTTACTGGGTCAGTGAGTTCCAAATAGACGGCTTCCGTTTTGATCTGGCAGCGACACTGGGCCGAGAAGGCGATAATTACAATCCTGAAGCGGCGTTTTTCAAAGCCGTTGCTCAAGATCCTGTACTCAAAGAAACTAAGCTCATCGCAGAACCATGGGATATCGGTCCTAATGGTTATCAAGTGGGTAACTTCCCACTCGGTTGGAATGAGTGTAACGACAAGCTCAGAGACATCACACGCAGCTTCTGGCGCGGTGATCAAGGCTACCTGAAAGAGTTTGCGACTCGCTTGATGGGATCTCGCGATATCTACAGTGCCGCTCATTGGCCGTACAAGCTGACCGTTAACTACATTACTTATCACGATGGCTTCACCATGCAAGATCTTGTCTCTTACAAGCACAAGCATAATGAAGAGAATGGTGAGAACAATCGTGATGGACATGGTGACAACCGCTCTGATAACTATGGTGTCGAAGGGGAAACCGAAAACCTACTAGTGATTGCGACTCGTGAGAAACAAAAGCGCAACTTTATGGCGAGCCTGTTATTCGCCTTTGGTATTCCGCATATCATGACCGCAGATGTACTGTCTCATTCTCAAAAAGGTAACAACAACGCTTACTGCCAAGACGGCATAACCAGTTGGCTAAATTGGGAAGACTCAGAGCGCAAGACTTACTTCAAGACTTGGCTGTCGGAAATGATCTCGGCACGTCAACAGTACATGGTGCCATTTATTAAGGCATTCAGTGGTGAAAAGCGTAACTCTAACCGCATCTTCTGGAGCCGTGTTGATGGCACACTAATGGAACATGATGACTGGAACCGTTTAAGCTCGGTGGCGTTGCATTTAGGTATCGGTAAAGATGGCGACGAGTTGATTTACTTGATCAACCAAACCAATGCACCAGCTCGCTTTACGCTGCCAAGTGATCGTGACCAAAACTGGGTGACCATCTGTGATACCAACTTGCGAAACGTAAAACCGGGTCATGCAGAAGGTGAAATGCTGCTATCGCCGACTTCAATGGCGATTTTGCACTATTCGCCAGACAAGACTGATTTGATTTGA
- a CDS encoding IS630 family transposase, translated as MKITLTPQQKLQLEQMHDIERDSRVCDRIKAVLLASEGWSQTMISQALRIHESTVARHLSDYVFSEKLKPENGGSQSKLSATQTMHLIEHLTEKTYSHTHQIVAYVKETFGLDYTVSGMNKWLHHNGFSYKQPKGVPHKFDEAKQQAFIEAYEALKASCGEDESIVFIDAVHPTLSTKISRGWIRTGQDKVIETTGNRSRLNIIGALNLSDIGATIVHDYENINSETIVRFFCKLRESYPLTHKLHIILDGAGYHRSDLVKDAAFVLNIELHYLPPYSPNLNPIERLWKVMNEKSRNNVYFKRKRDFKEAIDQFFAVTLPEIAGSLTSRINDNFQILKPASSS; from the coding sequence ATGAAAATTACACTGACTCCTCAGCAGAAACTACAACTCGAACAAATGCACGACATTGAACGTGATAGTCGGGTCTGCGACCGTATTAAGGCTGTTTTGCTGGCTTCTGAAGGCTGGAGTCAGACTATGATTTCACAAGCTCTTCGTATTCACGAATCGACTGTTGCTCGTCATCTCAGTGATTATGTTTTCTCTGAAAAACTTAAGCCTGAAAATGGCGGAAGCCAAAGCAAGCTTTCTGCAACTCAAACCATGCACCTAATCGAGCATTTGACTGAGAAAACCTATTCTCACACGCATCAAATTGTCGCCTACGTTAAAGAGACATTTGGACTTGATTACACGGTTTCTGGTATGAACAAATGGCTTCACCACAATGGTTTTAGCTACAAGCAGCCGAAAGGCGTTCCACACAAATTTGATGAAGCAAAACAACAAGCTTTCATCGAGGCTTATGAAGCGCTAAAGGCAAGCTGTGGCGAGGATGAATCGATAGTCTTTATTGATGCAGTTCACCCAACACTATCAACAAAAATATCTCGTGGCTGGATACGAACTGGTCAGGATAAAGTGATTGAAACAACGGGTAATCGTAGCCGATTGAACATTATTGGCGCACTGAACCTATCGGATATCGGTGCAACCATTGTTCACGACTATGAGAACATTAACAGTGAAACGATTGTTCGCTTTTTCTGTAAGTTAAGAGAGAGTTATCCGTTAACCCATAAGCTTCATATCATCTTAGATGGTGCGGGGTATCACCGCAGTGACTTAGTCAAAGATGCGGCGTTTGTCCTGAATATTGAACTGCATTATCTTCCACCTTACAGCCCAAACCTCAACCCAATAGAGCGGCTATGGAAAGTAATGAATGAGAAGTCGAGGAACAACGTTTACTTCAAAAGAAAACGGGACTTCAAGGAGGCAATAGACCAATTTTTTGCAGTGACTCTTCCAGAGATCGCAGGCTCTTTGACATCTCGAATTAATGATAATTTTCAGATTCTCAAGCCTGCATCTTCAAGTTGA
- a CDS encoding carbohydrate porin, which yields MEVEVKNPTEVIADGWEVHGYMSSNVRVVDGKTVDTEFGKPDYKTAGTHGKSTNQVEFVVKKHSEYQNGVWADYVLRTEYGNGNSYAYSSEGGQKQNTDSQFEVKEAFVELGGVLGEDTSIWAGQRYLNRAAGILSGEFWKQSSGVGAGIQTKLGGNTAGIAYTMADTNDSINNGTDRATLSSLDLYYYGVDAGIGSLDFDLKYGQQALDGENDDGFGASVTLNTSYYGLDGWTQNAIAYGTGVMQNRGVNFGSWSGGDDNAESLFLTSYGVLNISERWQLGTEATYFTALDELFGAEGLTRYIVAARPSYKLNDNIRLEATASYAHEEGDEGYWGRTGDDLESDILNLEIATAFTANSDYFGRPQVKPYISYIKADDEASARQIGIENGKDQFVFGVHTEIWF from the coding sequence ATGGAAGTTGAGGTTAAAAACCCAACGGAGGTTATTGCTGATGGTTGGGAAGTTCACGGCTACATGTCTTCGAACGTTCGCGTTGTAGATGGTAAGACAGTAGACACTGAATTTGGCAAGCCAGATTACAAAACTGCTGGTACTCACGGCAAGAGCACTAACCAAGTTGAGTTTGTAGTTAAGAAGCATTCTGAGTACCAAAATGGTGTTTGGGCTGACTACGTTCTACGTACTGAATACGGTAATGGTAACTCATATGCATATTCTTCTGAGGGTGGACAGAAGCAGAATACTGATTCTCAGTTTGAAGTAAAAGAAGCTTTTGTTGAGCTTGGTGGCGTTCTTGGCGAAGACACCTCAATTTGGGCAGGTCAACGTTACCTAAACCGTGCTGCAGGTATCTTGTCTGGTGAGTTCTGGAAACAATCATCAGGTGTTGGTGCTGGTATCCAAACTAAGTTAGGCGGAAATACTGCAGGTATTGCTTACACGATGGCTGACACAAATGACTCCATCAATAATGGAACTGACCGCGCAACTCTTTCTTCTCTTGACCTTTACTATTACGGCGTCGATGCAGGTATCGGCTCTCTTGACTTTGATTTGAAATACGGTCAACAGGCTCTTGATGGAGAAAATGACGACGGCTTCGGTGCATCTGTGACTCTTAATACTAGCTACTACGGCCTAGATGGTTGGACACAAAACGCAATTGCATACGGTACCGGTGTAATGCAAAACCGTGGTGTGAACTTCGGTAGTTGGTCTGGCGGTGATGACAACGCTGAATCTCTATTCCTAACTTCTTACGGCGTATTGAACATTTCAGAAAGATGGCAACTTGGTACAGAAGCGACATATTTCACAGCCCTTGATGAACTTTTTGGCGCTGAAGGCCTAACACGTTATATTGTTGCAGCTCGTCCTTCTTACAAGCTTAACGACAATATTCGTTTAGAAGCGACCGCTTCTTACGCTCACGAAGAAGGTGACGAAGGTTACTGGGGACGTACTGGTGATGATTTAGAAAGTGATATCCTTAACTTGGAAATTGCTACAGCATTTACAGCGAACTCTGATTACTTTGGTCGTCCACAAGTAAAACCTTACATCAGCTACATTAAAGCTGATGACGAAGCAAGTGCTAGACAAATTGGTATCGAAAACGGTAAAGACCAATTTGTATTCGGTGTGCACACTGAAATTTGGTTCTAA
- the malE gene encoding maltose/maltodextrin ABC transporter substrate-binding protein MalE produces the protein MKPLLKTLSICTLAALFNAPAFAMEEGEITIWINGDKSYAGLAEIGKQFEEDTGVKINVQYPDSLEAKFQQHAATGGGPDIIFWAHDRFGGYAESGLLHELNPSKEFQDKLVDFSWDAVTVNGKIVGYPLAIEAPSLIYNKDLLPNPPKTWEELAAIQKEMAKQDKKAIMWDVKNAYFTWPMISAGGAFAFEKTETGYNAKSTGVNNEAGVHGLQFLVDMVNQGVVNPNMDYSVAEAEFTNGNVAMTINGPWSWGNLDKLGVNYGVAELPTLNGGKGNPFVGILSAGINAASPNTDLAVEFLENYLFQDDALKTMNDDKPLGAVTLKSFQKILESDERIKSTMTNAENGEIMPNIPQMTAYWFAEGAAIDNAMQGKQTVKEALDTAAKQITK, from the coding sequence ATGAAACCTCTATTGAAAACACTGTCTATTTGTACCCTTGCTGCGCTTTTCAATGCGCCAGCTTTTGCTATGGAAGAAGGCGAAATCACGATCTGGATTAACGGCGATAAAAGTTACGCAGGCCTTGCTGAAATTGGTAAACAATTCGAAGAAGATACTGGCGTAAAGATTAACGTTCAGTACCCAGATTCATTAGAAGCGAAGTTCCAACAACACGCAGCGACAGGTGGCGGTCCTGATATCATTTTTTGGGCACATGACCGTTTTGGTGGCTACGCAGAGTCAGGTTTACTTCATGAACTAAACCCAAGCAAAGAGTTCCAAGATAAGCTCGTCGACTTCAGCTGGGATGCGGTTACGGTGAATGGTAAAATTGTCGGCTACCCTTTAGCAATCGAAGCACCTTCTCTAATCTACAACAAAGACCTACTACCTAACCCGCCAAAAACATGGGAAGAGCTTGCCGCTATTCAAAAAGAGATGGCTAAACAAGACAAAAAAGCCATCATGTGGGATGTGAAAAATGCTTACTTCACATGGCCAATGATCTCTGCAGGTGGTGCATTCGCATTCGAGAAAACAGAAACGGGCTATAACGCTAAAAGTACAGGCGTTAACAACGAAGCTGGTGTTCACGGTCTCCAATTCTTAGTTGATATGGTCAACCAAGGGGTTGTTAACCCGAATATGGATTACTCAGTCGCTGAAGCTGAGTTCACTAATGGTAACGTTGCGATGACCATTAACGGCCCTTGGTCTTGGGGGAACTTAGATAAGCTTGGTGTAAATTATGGTGTGGCAGAATTACCAACATTAAATGGTGGTAAAGGTAACCCGTTTGTTGGAATTCTAAGCGCTGGTATCAATGCTGCAAGTCCAAATACAGACCTTGCGGTAGAGTTTTTAGAAAACTACCTATTCCAAGACGATGCACTAAAAACCATGAATGATGACAAACCTCTTGGTGCAGTTACATTAAAATCATTCCAAAAAATCCTTGAGAGTGATGAGCGTATCAAGTCAACAATGACCAATGCTGAAAACGGCGAAATCATGCCAAATATCCCTCAAATGACCGCTTACTGGTTCGCTGAAGGCGCAGCTATCGATAACGCAATGCAAGGTAAGCAAACCGTTAAAGAAGCCCTAGACACAGCTGCGAAGCAAATTACCAAATAA
- a CDS encoding MalM family protein — MTNKSSMLAVVLGALLSGCASDAQVQTQLDAPTNAEVCCSDFSQFPYARLNDNEDLKFDIDLGSPVGTFATGNSHFAAFKFSDRSGEMVVKLSSLMIDDSVFAPEAMLLDENFKPLKTLKFEDFKVQASDAFTRTSYIERLRVDASKTPYIIIYTPADELGKAIKVDHPAKVRAKEFGEVMPMVTDPVYTNQLGGRLELEVETLKLRPYRAQAAVVPVAAVAAPAAVATNKAKVTPEIRVQQETQDFYLSAIKNAVESGDVPKALGLLDEAKALNVEGAQEAFVRAVNAK; from the coding sequence ATGACAAATAAAAGCTCTATGTTAGCCGTGGTACTAGGTGCCTTGCTAAGCGGTTGTGCTTCAGATGCTCAAGTTCAAACTCAATTAGATGCACCTACCAATGCAGAAGTATGCTGCAGCGATTTTTCGCAATTCCCATACGCTCGATTAAATGACAATGAGGATTTAAAATTTGATATCGACTTAGGTTCGCCAGTCGGTACATTTGCAACCGGTAATAGTCACTTTGCAGCGTTTAAGTTCAGCGATCGCTCTGGTGAGATGGTAGTTAAGCTCTCTAGTTTGATGATCGATGATTCTGTTTTCGCTCCAGAAGCCATGCTTCTTGATGAAAACTTTAAGCCACTAAAAACGCTAAAATTCGAAGACTTTAAGGTTCAAGCATCTGATGCTTTTACTCGTACTAGCTACATTGAACGCTTACGTGTTGATGCAAGTAAAACACCTTACATCATTATCTACACACCAGCTGATGAGCTAGGGAAGGCGATTAAAGTCGATCACCCTGCGAAAGTTAGAGCGAAAGAGTTTGGTGAAGTGATGCCTATGGTCACTGACCCTGTGTACACCAATCAACTAGGTGGTCGTTTAGAACTAGAAGTTGAAACCTTAAAACTTCGTCCTTACCGCGCTCAAGCTGCCGTAGTGCCTGTAGCTGCTGTCGCGGCGCCGGCTGCTGTGGCAACGAATAAAGCTAAAGTCACTCCGGAAATTCGTGTCCAACAAGAAACACAAGATTTCTATTTATCCGCGATAAAAAATGCGGTTGAATCTGGTGACGTACCTAAAGCTTTAGGCTTATTGGATGAAGCGAAGGCGCTGAATGTCGAAGGTGCTCAAGAAGCCTTTGTTAGAGCCGTTAACGCAAAATAG